The following nucleotide sequence is from Candidatus Bipolaricaulis sibiricus.
GTTGGGAAGGCTCGCGCTTGGCTGTGCAGCAGATACTACGACGTCCGCACCTTCGGTGCGGTCCTCAGCACTGGCCCGAACGCTGGGCAAGTTCGCGGACCAGTCCAGTTCTCATTTGCTCGGTCGGTCGACCCGATCCTACCTCTGGACGTATCCGTCACACGGGTTGCCACGACCGATGACAAACTACCCAAGACCTCTGGTACCGAGGACTACGCAAAGTGGGAGGCCGAGCGGCCCGAAGACGGGCTGCGCACGATGGGACGGAAAGCGCTCATTCCCTACGGCCTGTACGTTGGCAAAGGGTTCATCAGCGCTCACCTGGCCGAGGGCACAGGTTTCTCCGATGACGACCTCGCGCTATTTTGGGAGGCACTCCTGAACATGTACGAGCACGACCGATCGGCCAGCAAGGGTCTGATGTCGACGCGCGAGGTGTTCGTGTTCAAGCATGTCGGAACGGACACAGATCTCGAGCAGCGCAGGCGCCAGGCGAAGCTCGGCTGTGCCCCTGCCCACCGCCTGTTCGACCTGGTAGAGATTAGCAGGAAGCCAGGCGTCAAGACTCCGCGCAGGTTCGAGGACTACGACGTGCGCTTCGACAGCGAAAACCTGCCCAAAGGGGTCGAGGTAAGCTTTCTTGTGGCCGGGGCCAAGGGCTACCCCCCACCCGAGGGGAAATAGTCGGGGTTGGGCTACGTCTTCCGATGGGGACCAGCACCCAAGGAGGGCTGGTGTACAACGAAGAGGACCTGCTTCCGCTGTCGGCGCTACAGCACTTCGTATTCTGTGTGCGCCGGGCTGCGTTGATTCACCTTGAGGGGATGTGGGACGAGAACGTCGCCACTGTTGAAGGGCAGAACCTGCATGCCCGAACGCACGATGGGCGCACGGAGTCGCGCGGTGACACAAGGATCACCCGCGGGCTTCTGCTGCGTTCGTCGCGTCTCGGTCTTTCGGGCAAGGCCGACGTGGTCGAGTTCCATCGTCTGCAACCCGGCAAATCCGATGGCGTCCAGCTCGACGGGTTGGAAGAATGCTGGCAACCGTACCCAGTGGAGTACAAACGTGGTCGGCTTAGGCCGGAACGGAGCTACGAGATTCAACTCTGCGCGCAGGCGCTCTGCCTAGAGGAGATGCTCGGCGTGGGGGTCCCTGCAGGCGCACTCTTCTACGGAAAGACGGCGAGGCGTCAGGAAGTCGTCTTCGACGAGGGGCTGCGTCGGCAGACCGAGGAAGCGGCCGCGCGGCTGCACGAGCTGTTCAAGCAAGGCGAAACGCCCGAAGCAGTGTATGTGAAGAACAAGTGTCAGCAGTGTTCGCTCCTCGATTTGTGCCTGCCCAGGCAGGCCGCCTCTTCCCGAAGCGTGGGCGCCTACCTCGCGCGCATGACGTCGCCCGATCTCCTAGCTCCCCGTGTGGAAGACGGAGAGGGCGAGGGGAAATGAAGCGTCTTCTGAACACCTTGTTCGTGACTACCCAGGGCGCCTACCTGTGTCGCGAGGGTGAGACCGTGTGCGTTCGCGTCGAGAAGGAGACGAAGCTGCGTGTTCCCATACACACCCTCTCCGGTATCGTCTGTTTCGGGCAGGTCTCGTGCAGTCCCCCTCTAATCGGACTCTGTGGGGAGCGGAACGTGCTTATCTCATTCCACAGCGAGCACGGCCGGTTCTTGGGCCGCGTCCAGGGGCCTATCTCGGGCAACGTGCTGCTCAGGCGAGAGCAATACCGACGAGCTGACGACCTTCAAGCAGCAGCCGCAATCGCCCGCAACATTGTTACTGCCAAGGTTGCCAACTGCCGCACGGTTGTCCTTCGTGCCGTACGAGACCACGCGACCACAACCGATACTCAAGCGTTGACCAAAGCAGCCGCCGAACTGGGCCGAATTGCGGGCGCCCTTCAGCAAGCAGGGTCGCTAGCCAGCGTGCGGGGCCAAGAGGGTGACGCTGCTCAGACCTACTTCAGCGTGTTCAATCACCTAATCGTCGCCCAGAAGAGTGACTTCCAGTTTCGAGAACGCAGTCGGCGTCCCCCGTTGAGCAGCATGAACGCACTGCTGTCGTTCCTGTACGCCTTGTTGGCTCACGACGTGACTGCGGCGCTGGAGTCCGTTGGGCTTGACCCGGCGGTTGGGTTTCTGCATCGCGATCGGCCGGGAAGGCCAAGCCTTGCGCTCGACCTGATGGAGGAGCTGCGGCCGATCTTGGCCGACCGCCTGGCGCTGACGCTGGTGAACCTTCGAAAGGTAAGGGCGTCCGGATTCACAAAGACCGAGACTGGCGCGGTGGTGATGGATGACAAGACACGAAAGCAGGTGCTGGTTTCGTGGCAGAAACGGAAGACCGAAGAGATCACGCATCCGTTCCTAGGCGAAAGAGTTGCGGTCGGGCTGCTGCCGTACGCACAGGCGCTGTTGTTGGCGCGCCATCTGCGCGGGGATCTCGACGGTTACCCGCCGTACATCTGGAGGTGATCGCAGGTGCTTGTGGTAGTGGCGTATGATGTGAACACGCAAACGCCCCAAGGTCGCCGACGGCTCAGACGCGTCGCCAAGGCATGCCAGAACTACGGTCAGCGCGTGCAGTTCTCAGTCTTTGAGTGCCTGGTGGAACCCGCCCAATGGGCAAACCTGAAGCAAACGCTCACTGAAGAGATCTGTGGAGACGAGGATAGCCTTCGGTTCTACTTCCTGGGAAAGAACTGGAAGAGAAGAGTCGAGCATGTTGGCGCCACGGCTGCATACGATCCAGAAGGTAGTCTGATCGCTTAGTGGCATGTGCGCGAACCAGAAGCTCACACGGTGCAACGGGGAGGATCGCGGAGCGCGGAAGTTCTTTCCTTGAATGGATTGCATGATCTTTGACAAGTGAAGAGCGAACTGGAGGGGGCGCGTGGCAAGGGGCTTCGCGCAGCGCGCTCATCCAGCGCTGGCCAAGTCTGTGTTGTGGGAGAAGCAGTCGCCCCCCGCACGGGGGCGTGGATTGAAACGAGCTCGTACCCGTACTGACGGGCGAGCTGGACCTGTCGCCCCCCGCACGGGGGCGTGGATTGAAACAGGCGGGAGGACGCTCCACCCAGGGCGGGGAGGTCGTCGCCCCCCGCACGGGGGCGTGGATTGAAACGTAGAGGCTCGGGCCTGGTGGGAGGAAAGCTGGGGTCGCCCCCCGCACGGGGGCGTGGATTGAAACTTGCCGACTTTGTGAATGGGTTCAAGGACAACAAGGTCGCCCCCCGCACGGGGGCGTGGATTGAAACTCGGGAAGATCTAGGAGGGCTGAATGGCAACCTGGTCGCCCCCCGCACGGGGGCGTGGATTGAAACTCCCACGGGCGGGCTGCCACACCCGAGGCCGGGGGTCGCCCCCCGCACGGGGGCGTGGATTGAAACTAGGAGGGGCCGTGGCCGGGATGAATGAAGCGTAGTCGCCCCCCGCACGGGGGCGTGGATTGAAACCCATAGAGCACCGGTCTTCGCCACAGCAGCGCACCGGTCGCCCCCCGCACGGGGGCGTGGATTGAAACCTCCCGCCTGACCTCCTCCCCTGGGTGGGGCGTGGTCGCCCCCCGCACGGGGGCGTGGATTGAAACCGGCAGGCCGCTCGCGAGCGGCTGCTGGCCCGGAGTCGCCCCCCGCACGGGGGCGTGGATTGAAACAGGCATCCTAGCTCACCTCCGCTGCGAGCTGGCGGGTCGCCCCCCGCACGGGGGCGTGGATTGAAACCCCTTGACACACGGCTAGCCCTGCCTATAATGGCGTCGCCCCCCGCACGGGGGCGTGGATTGAAACATCTTCCCCGCCCATGATTTCTTGGGCGGAGGAGGTCGCCCCCCGCACGGGGGCGTGGATTGAAACTCTGCCCCAGGGGCTCAGGGAGAGCAGCCGAGAGTGTCGCCCCCCGCACGGGGGCGTGGATTGAAACCGTAACCCGCGGCCCATTCCGGCCAGAAGATCGCGTCGCCCCCCGCACGGGGGCGTGGATTGAAACTCCCGCGACCTCATCTTCCCCGCCCATGATCTCGTCGCCCCCCGCACGGGGGCGTGGATTGAAACCTTGCTCGCAGTCGCAACGTGACCGTCCACGCTTAGGTCGCCCCCCGCACGGGGGCGTGGATTGAAACTGGTTATACCACCACTTGCCCTGCTCATCTGCCTTGTCGCCCCCCGCACGGGGGCGTGGATTGAAACTCCGGCTGCTGGGTATTCTTGCGCGCCTTGGCCAAGGTCGCCCCCCGCACGGGGGCGTGGATTGAAACCTCGGGCGGGACGGACTACGGCGGGGTGGCCCTGGTCGCCCCCCGCACGGGGGCGTGGATTGAAACTCCATCCCGTGGGGAACGTTCAACTTCGGGATGTGGTCGCCCCCCGCACGGGGGCGTGGATTGAAACAATATACTTTGACACCTGCTTTTCAACCGTCCGGGTCGCCCCCCGCACGGGGGCGTGGATTGAAACAGCTAGGATGCCTTGTGAAGCCGGTAAGGCCCGAGTCGCCCCCCGCACGGGGGCGTGGATTGAAACTTTGAGACGGAGCGGGTGCGGGATGAGCATGACAGGGTCGCCCCCCGCACGGGGGCGTGGATTGAAACGACTTTCTTGGCTACGTGGACGTGCGGACCGATGGTCGCCCCCCGCACGGGGGCGTGGATTGAAACGCGGCTTCCGCCGCGACCCCTCAAGAAACCGATGTCGCCCCCCGCACGGGGGCGTGGATTGAAACCCACACAAAGGAGCGGTGCAGACTACGGAGCAAGTCGCCCCCCGCACGGGGGCGTGGATTGAAACCATCCTAAGTGGATCTTCCTCGGTTTTAGTCTAGTCGCCCCCCGCACGGGGGCGTGGATTGAAACTCACCCTCTCCGCAAACGTGATCACGTGCACCCCGTCGCCCCCCGCACGGGGGCGTGGATTGAAACCGGGATGAGCTTCGGTTATTCCTGCAAGATCTGGTCGCCCCCCGCACGGGGGCGTGGATTGAAACAGCGTTCTTCGATGAGGCGGACCAGTGGCGGCAGGTCGCCCCCCGCACGGGGGCGTGGATTGAAACCCGGGAGGGAAGTAGCTCCCCGCCGCCCCCGGACGTCGCCCCCCGCACGGGGGCGTGGATTGAAACGAGAAACCGCTGCTCGGAGCGCGTGAGTTGTAACGGTCGCCCCCCGCACGGGGGCGTGGATTGAAACATTTGGCTTGACGAGCTTACAACGGACACAGTTGGTCGCCCCCCGCACGGGGGCGTGGATTGAAACTTTGACTCCCGGCTCCAGTAGCCTTTGACTTCGAGTCGCCCCCCGCACGGGGGCGTGGATTGAAACGCCGGAGCGGCTGAACCAGATGTATTGCCCGACGGTCGCCCCCCGCACGGGGGCGTGGATTGAAACCCTGACCCACTATCCCGAACTGCAGGGGTTCGTTGGTCGCCCCCCGCACGGGGGCGTGGATTGAAACGTAGAGCGCTACACCGAAGGCACGAGCGCCGCCCGTCGCCCCCCGCACGGGGGCGTGGATTGAAACCTCGTGCAGCCTGCGGAAGTAGGCCAGGAGGTCGCGTCGCCCCCCGCACGGGGGCGTGGATTGAAACGTTGAGCGTCCGCACATCTGCCAACAGCTCCCACAGTCGCCCCCCGCACGGGGGCGTGGATTGAAACCAACGCAGCCAAGTGGCCACGTAGGCTCTCGATCGTCGCCCCCCGCACGGGGGCGTGGATTGAAACACCTCCCCCTCGGTGGCTTGGGGTACTCGGCCGGGTCGCCCCCCGCACGGGGGCGTGGATTGAAACTACTCTAGTTGTGCCCGCTCCGTCGGTCGGGGCATGGTCGCCCCCCGCACGGGGGCGTGGATTGAAACTCGAAGGCCTGCAGGAGGCATCATGACAACTAGAGTCGCCCCCCGCACGGGGGCGTGGATTGAAACTCAGGGCTTCTGGCAGAGCTTGGCGACGTTCCCGTGTCGCCCCCCGCACGGGGGCGTGGATTGAAACGGGTCGGGACTTATCGGCACTTGCGACCGTGCGGGTCGCCCCCCGCACGGGGGCGTGGATTGAAACTTATGCGTCCGATCCACCGTACAAGTACTCGCCAGTCGCCCCCCGCACGGGGGCGTGGATTGAAACTACGAGGATCGCAGAGATCCTCGCAGAGGCCGTGGTCGCCCCCCGCACGGGGGCGTGGATTGAAACTCGAACGCGACCATCTCCGGCCACTCCTCATCACGGAGGTCGCCCCCCGCACGGGGGCGTGGATTGAAACTTCGGTCGGGGAGATTGAACTATGAAGGCGAGGTAGTCGCCCCCCGCACGGGGGCGTGGATTGAAACCCACGGCGATCTGGCACCCGCAACCTGGGCCACGAAGCTCCTCACGCTCGCGTGCCGTACCTCGACGTCTTTGACGCGCTGAGTGCAGGGTTGGCTCGCCTCGGCCCCGACCACCCCGCTCCTTCCCTTGGGGGACTGGCGTCGAGACGTAGTGAGGTTCATCGGACTCGGCGCCTGACCGTCTGCACTCGATCGCCGCGCCAAGCGGCCCGCGGAGCCTTGGGCTGCGCAGTGGACCTTCGGTTTCCGCGACAGAGGTCGCGCTCGGTGGTCCGCTGTCAGTCAACCCTCGTGGCTGGTGGGTTTCGGGAACGGGCTAGGGAATAGGGGGATGGACGGTCCGTCGGTCACAGGCGCGAATCGGCCCGCAGGCGTCGCGGATGAACTTCTCCGCATGGGAGGCTCGCAGGCGTCGATCCACGCTTCTCGGTGCCGGCGGGAGGCCGGGGACCCGGAGGACCCCGCACGCCCGGGCGTTCGCCGTGATCGGGCGCGCCCGATCCTCCGCGAGGTGGTGGGCGGCGGTGAGGACGCGCAGCCTGCGGACGAACGTTCCCACGGGCTCCCCGACGATGGCACGGAACCCCCGGTGGAAGTGGTAGGGCGAGAAGTTGGCCACCCGGGCGAGGGTGTGGAGCGAGAGGTCCCCAGCGAGGTGGTCGTGGGGCTGGGGAAGCACGCGCTCGACCCGGCGCTCGTCCTCCTGCCGCGAGACCTGGTGGACCTCCGTCGGACCACCCACCTGTGAGTGGAGTGGTGCTGGGGGCGCCGGCGCTAGGGCCGGACGTCCCCTTCCCCCGTCCTCGGGTGGTGGCTATACTGCCAACTGGAAGTCGAGCGGCCGTCCGTGCAGTCGCGGCGTGGGCACGGGGCCCCGGTGCAGGATGCTGAAGGAGGAGAGGATGGGTGGGAAGCGAGTCGCAGCAGCGATCGGTGTGGTAGTGGGAGCAGGGCTTCTCACGGGATGCTGCCTGTTCAGTGGGAACCCCACGGTCACGATCATGGGCCCGAGCACCGCAACGGTAGGCCAGTCGGTCACGTTCATGGCCCAGGCCACGGGCGGCGGTGGAACGTACACCTACGTCTGGATGGGCGCGATGGGCCAGGGTGCCATGGCCACGGCGACGTTCACGTCCCCCGGCTCGCAGGTGGTGATGGTGACGGTCACCGACAACTGCGGCAAGACGGCCTCCGCTCAGTGGACGGTGACCGTCACGGGCGACAGCCCCAGCGGGAACTTGAGCGGGATGTGGAGTGGGACGATCTACGACAACCGCGGTGATTCAATGCAGTTCTCACTCCAGTTGACCCACGTGGGCACAAACGTCACTGGGACAGCGTATGGAGGCGGGCTGAGCTCGTCTGGGAGCGGATCCTATGCCGCTGGGCAGTTCCAGTTCCAGTTCCAGTGGTGGCGCACGACGACAGTTGTGACCCTTGTCGGGACCTACAACCCGGGAGCGAACGAGCTCTCAGGTGACTGGATGATTGGAGGACTGCGAGGGGGGTCCTGGCGAGTCCGTCGTTAGCCCCGCCTGCGGTCGGCGTCGGCGAGGATGCTCCAGACGACGGCCGGCGGCACAGCCCCGCCGGCCGCTTTTCCTTGCGCCCCGTGCGGCTTCCGGTAAGCTACTCTCACCGGCCGGCGTAGCTCAGCAGGCAGAGCAGCCGCTTCGTAAGCGGCGGGTCGGGGGTTCGATTCCTCCCGCCGGCTCAAGAAGACAGTCCCAAGCCAACAAGCCGCACATGGTCTGGTTGGGCAGGTGGGACTCCCGACTCAGGACTTGAGACTGTCCTACCGGGGTGAGAACGATGGACAAGGGCACGTACCGAGTCAAGACCGGATTCGCAGAGATGTTCAAGGGTGGAGTGATCATGGACGTCACCACTGCCGACCAGGCCCGCATTGCCGAGGAGGCGGGCGCCGTGGCGGTGATGGCCCTCGAGCGTGTTCCGGCGGACATTCGCGCCCAGGGCGGTGTAGCGCGGATGGCCGATCCCATGAGGATCAAGGAGATCCAGGCCGCTGTCTCGATCCCGGTCATGGCCAAGGCCCGCATCGGGCACTTCGCTGAAGCTCGGATCTTGGAGGCCCTGGGGGTGGACTTCATCGACGAAAGCGAGGTTCTGACCCCAGCTGATCCATTTCATCACATCGACAAGTGGCTGTTCAAGGTTCCGTTTGTCTGTGGCTGCCGTGATCTGGGTGAGGCTGCGCGGCGGATCGCCGAAGGTGCGGCGATGATCCGCACGAAAGGTGAGGCCGGCACGGGGAACGTGATCGAGGCCGTGCGCCACATGCGCCTGCTCAATGACCAGATCAAGCGACTCGCCGGGATGTCGCGAGCCGAGCTCGTGAGCTACGGCAAGGAACTCGGGGCACCGGCGGAGATCCTCGAGCTCGTTCAGGCCGAAGGCCGTCTCCCTGTGGTCAACTTCGCCGCTGGTGGGATCGCTACCCCAGCCGATGCGGCGCTGATGCGAATGCTGGGCTGTGACGGTGTATTCGTGGGCTCCGGGATCTTCAAGAGCGCGGACCCCGAGAAGCGAGCCCGGGCGATCGTGCTTGCCTGCACGCACTTCGATGACCCCCAGGTCCTGGCTGAGGTGTCAGCGGGGCTCGGTGAGGCGATGCCTGGGCTGCCGATCGAGGCGATCCCGGACCAGGAGCTCATGCAGCACCGATGACAATAGGGGTCCTGGCGGTCCAGGGCGACGTGCGTGAGCATCTGCGCACTGTGGGTCGCCTCGCAGCGGAGGCACGCCCGGTGCTGCGGCCCGATCACCTGGTCGGGCTCGACGGGATCATCCTCCCCGGGGGGGAGTCGACGGCGATGTGGCGTCTGATGACCCAGACAGGGCTCGCTGCGTCGCTCCGGGAGGCCGTCGGCCGCGGGTTGCCGGCGTTCGGCACGTGCGCCGGGATGATCCTTCTTGCCCGCGAGATCACGAACTGGCCGCAGACGTTCCTCGGTGTGCTGGACATCGCGGTGGAAAGGAACGCGACCGGCCGCCAGGTGGACTCATTCGAGGCGCGGATTGCCACGGACGGGCTCGGCGAGCTGCCCGCGGTGTTCATCCGCGCACCGATGGTGCGGAGGATGGGCCCTCGCGTGGAGGCGCTGGGGAAGCTCGGCGACGTCCCAGTGTTGGTTCGCGAAGGGCGTCTCCTTGCCGCGAGTTTCCACCCGGAGCTCACCGGGGACGATCGGGTGCATGCGCTGTTCATTCGGATGTGCCAGAAGGGGGAACCATGTCAGCACGCGTAGCGATCAACGGTTTCGGACGGATCGGACGGATTGCCCTGCGGATCATCGCCCAGAACGGGTGGCCGGTTGAGGTCGTCGGGATCAACGACCCGTTCCTCCCGGCCGCGACCGCGGCCCACCTCCTGCGCTACGATTCTGTGTACGGACGGGCGCCGTTCTCGGTTCGCCTGGCTGGAGGGGATCTCGTCGCCGACGGCCGGACGATCCCCTTCCTCGCTGAGAAGGACCCGGCTCAACTCCCGTGGGGGCAGCACAGGGTCGACGTGGTGATTGAGTCCAGTGGGGTGTTCACGGATCCGGACAAAGCAGAAGCTCACCTCAAGGCCGGCGCGAAGCGGATCGTGCTCTCCGCCCCCCCGAGCGGCCCACGGAAGGGCGAGGTCCTCCAGATCCTGTGGCGGGTGAACGAGGAGCAGTTCGCCGAGAAGGGTAAGCCGGCGATCGTGTCCGCCGCGTCCTGCACCACCAACTCGCTCGGGCCGGTGGTGAAGGTCCTCCACGATGCCTTCGGAATTGAGCACGGGTTCCTGACCACGGTCCACGGCTACACGGCGGACCAGCGCCTGGTCGACGCACCCC
It contains:
- a CDS encoding CRISPR-associated protein Cas2, which translates into the protein MLVVVAYDVNTQTPQGRRRLRRVAKACQNYGQRVQFSVFECLVEPAQWANLKQTLTEEICGDEDSLRFYFLGKNWKRRVEHVGATAAYDPEGSLIA
- a CDS encoding CRISPR-associated protein, Csd2/Csh2 family; its protein translation is MKEPIKNRYEFLFLFDCENGNPNGDPDMGNAPRVDPQDMHGLVSDVALKRRVRNYVQIKRGQDAIFVQQATALNRLIAEAHEETGGLPGKKGANKEKVGKARAWLCSRYYDVRTFGAVLSTGPNAGQVRGPVQFSFARSVDPILPLDVSVTRVATTDDKLPKTSGTEDYAKWEAERPEDGLRTMGRKALIPYGLYVGKGFISAHLAEGTGFSDDDLALFWEALLNMYEHDRSASKGLMSTREVFVFKHVGTDTDLEQRRRQAKLGCAPAHRLFDLVEISRKPGVKTPRRFEDYDVRFDSENLPKGVEVSFLVAGAKGYPPPEGK
- a CDS encoding CRISPR-associated RecB family exonuclease Cas4 produces the protein MYNEEDLLPLSALQHFVFCVRRAALIHLEGMWDENVATVEGQNLHARTHDGRTESRGDTRITRGLLLRSSRLGLSGKADVVEFHRLQPGKSDGVQLDGLEECWQPYPVEYKRGRLRPERSYEIQLCAQALCLEEMLGVGVPAGALFYGKTARRQEVVFDEGLRRQTEEAAARLHELFKQGETPEAVYVKNKCQQCSLLDLCLPRQAASSRSVGAYLARMTSPDLLAPRVEDGEGEGK
- a CDS encoding CRISPR-associated protein Cas1, with translation MKRLLNTLFVTTQGAYLCREGETVCVRVEKETKLRVPIHTLSGIVCFGQVSCSPPLIGLCGERNVLISFHSEHGRFLGRVQGPISGNVLLRREQYRRADDLQAAAAIARNIVTAKVANCRTVVLRAVRDHATTTDTQALTKAAAELGRIAGALQQAGSLASVRGQEGDAAQTYFSVFNHLIVAQKSDFQFRERSRRPPLSSMNALLSFLYALLAHDVTAALESVGLDPAVGFLHRDRPGRPSLALDLMEELRPILADRLALTLVNLRKVRASGFTKTETGAVVMDDKTRKQVLVSWQKRKTEEITHPFLGERVAVGLLPYAQALLLARHLRGDLDGYPPYIWR
- a CDS encoding NAD-dependent glyceraldehyde-3-phosphate dehydrogenase, giving the protein MSARVAINGFGRIGRIALRIIAQNGWPVEVVGINDPFLPAATAAHLLRYDSVYGRAPFSVRLAGGDLVADGRTIPFLAEKDPAQLPWGQHRVDVVIESSGVFTDPDKAEAHLKAGAKRIVLSAPPSGPRKGEVLQILWRVNEEQFAEKGKPAIVSAASCTTNSLGPVVKVLHDAFGIEHGFLTTVHGYTADQRLVDAPHKDLARARAAAVNIIPTSTGAARSIPAIFPDLKGKMDGIATRVPVPAGSISDFTATLRRAPGATAEAAVSAVNRAFEEAARGPLGEVMLVTGDPIVSSDVLGESHSCVVATAYTMALPQAPSVVKILAFYDNEWGYTARLVDVARFVTA
- a CDS encoding Pyridoxal 5'-phosphate synthase (glutamine hydrolyzing), synthase subunit; this translates as MDKGTYRVKTGFAEMFKGGVIMDVTTADQARIAEEAGAVAVMALERVPADIRAQGGVARMADPMRIKEIQAAVSIPVMAKARIGHFAEARILEALGVDFIDESEVLTPADPFHHIDKWLFKVPFVCGCRDLGEAARRIAEGAAMIRTKGEAGTGNVIEAVRHMRLLNDQIKRLAGMSRAELVSYGKELGAPAEILELVQAEGRLPVVNFAAGGIATPADAALMRMLGCDGVFVGSGIFKSADPEKRARAIVLACTHFDDPQVLAEVSAGLGEAMPGLPIEAIPDQELMQHR
- a CDS encoding Pyridoxal 5'-phosphate synthase (glutamine hydrolyzing), glutaminase subunit, with product MTIGVLAVQGDVREHLRTVGRLAAEARPVLRPDHLVGLDGIILPGGESTAMWRLMTQTGLAASLREAVGRGLPAFGTCAGMILLAREITNWPQTFLGVLDIAVERNATGRQVDSFEARIATDGLGELPAVFIRAPMVRRMGPRVEALGKLGDVPVLVREGRLLAASFHPELTGDDRVHALFIRMCQKGEPCQHA